In Sebastes fasciatus isolate fSebFas1 chromosome 15, fSebFas1.pri, whole genome shotgun sequence, a genomic segment contains:
- the LOC141783730 gene encoding asialoglycoprotein receptor 1-like codes for MENPQSWAHDGQKRSFTRKFSQVFFNTGGHFRNKMFGQGGDGCNRLVLLCLGLLNVVLLIFAVVIGINCAKVTEGSLQASHSAATQLINDLNYLRSNYSDVIKAEEEAKNALERALKNHTQIKVQIEKQKTINDNYHRQFEALRTEQISLQSNISALEGSCGICLSGWIHLNSSCYFFSSTESSTTPKNWHDSRADCIGRGADLVVIDNQEEQKLVSLTIEPMEDGHAWKGYWIGLTDTEIEGQWVWINNVTEVEQKYWMDGEPNDRGHQGEDCGVTVYSSDNPWQTRIDAGCYRHKKYWICEM; via the exons ATGGAGAATCCACAAAGTTGGGCACATGATGGGCAGAAAAGATCATTTACACGGAAGTTTTCTCAAGTTTTCTTCAACACTGGTGGACATTTTCGCAACAAAATGTTTGGACAAG GTGGAGATGGATGTAACCGACTGGTTTTACTCTGCTTGGGTCTTCTCAATGTTGTTCTGCTGATATTTGCGGTTGTTATTGGGATTAACT GTGCCAAAGTCACTGAGGGTTCCCTCCAGGCTTCACACTCAGCTGCAACACAGCTCATCAATGATCTTAACTATCTCCGCAGCAACTACAGCGATGTGATCAAAGCCGAAGAGGAGGCCAAGAACGCGTTAGAGAGAGCGCTCAAAAACCATACACAAATAAAAGTGCAAATTGAGAAGCAGAAGACCATCAATGACAATTATCACAGACAGTTTGAGGCACTGCGAACAGAGCAGATAAGTCTGCAGTCCAACATATCGGCTTTGG AGGGAAGCTGTGGTATATGCCTCTCCGGATGGATTCATCTCAACTCATCCTGCTATTTCTTTTCTTCCACTGAGTCCTCTACTACGCCAAAGAACTGGCACGATAGCAGAGCAGACTGTATCGGACGTGGAGCCGACCTGGTTGTGATCGATAACCAGGAGGAGCAG AAACTTGTGAGTCTCACCATTGAACCAATGGAAGACGGCCATGCGTGGAAGGGATACTGGATTGGTCTCACTGACACAGAGATAGAGGGGCAATGGGTCTGGATTAATAATGTCACCGAGGTGGAACAAAA GtactggatggatggagaacCAAACGACCGTGGACACCAGGGAGAAGACTGTGGTGTTACAGTTTATAGCTCCGATAATCCCTGGCAGACCCGTATTGACGCCGGTTGCTACCGGCACAAAAAGTATTGGATATGTGAAATGTAG
- the LOC141752058 gene encoding asialoglycoprotein receptor 1-like, producing the protein MENPQRSTDDGQKRSFTTKFSQVFFNTGGHFRYKMFGQGGDGCNRLVLLCLGLLNVVLLIFAVVIGINCAKVTEGSLQASHSAATQLINDLNYLRSNYSDVIKAEEEAKNALERALKNHTQIKVQIEKQKTINDNYHRQFEALRTEQISLQSNISALEGSCGICLSGWTHLNSSCYFFSSTESSTTRKNWHDSRADCIGRGADLVVIDNQEEQKFVSLTIEPMEDGHAWKGYWIGLTDTEIEGQWVWINNVTEVEQKYWMDGEPNDRGHQGEDCGVTVYSSDNPWQTRIDAGCYRHKKYWICEM; encoded by the exons ATGGAGAATCCACAAAGAAGCACAGATGATGGGCAGAAAAGATCATTTACAACAAAGTTTTCTCAAGTTTTCTTCAACACTGGTGGACATTTTCGCTACAAAATGTTTGGACAAG GTGGAGATGGATGTAACCGACTGGTTTTACTCTGCTTGGGTCTTCTCAATGTTGTTCTGCTGATATTTGCGGTTGTTATTGGGATTAACT GTGCCAAAGTCACTGAGGGTTCCCTCCAGGCTTCACACTCAGCTGCAACACAGCTCATCAATGATCTCAACTATCTCCGCAGCAACTACAGCGATGTGATCAAAGCCGAAGAGGAGGCCAAGAACGCGTTAGAGAGAGCGCTCAAAAACCATACACAAATAAAAGTGCAAATTGAGAAGCAGAAGACCATCAATGACAATTATCACAGACAGTTTGAGGCACTGCGAACAGAGCAGATAAGTCTGCAGTCCAACATATCGGCTTTGG AGGGAAGCTGTGGTATATGCCTCTCCGGATGGACTCATCTCAACTCATCCTGCTATTTCTTTTCTTCCACTGAGTCCTCTACTACGCGAAAGAACTGGCACGATAGCAGAGCAGACTGTATCGGACGTGGAGCCGACCTGGTTGTGATCGATAACCAGGAGGAGCAG AAATTTGTGAGTCTCACCATTGAACCAATGGAAGACGGCCATGCGTGGAAGGGATACTGGATTGGTCTCACTGACACAGAGATAGAGGGGCAATGGGTCTGGATTAATAATGTCACCGAGGTGGAACAAAA GtactggatggatggagaacCAAACGACCGTGGACACCAGGGAGAAGACTGTGGTGTTACAGTTTATAGCTCCGATAATCCCTGGCAGACCCGTATTGACGCCGGTTGCTACCGGCACAAAAAGTATTGGATATGTGAAATGTAG
- the LOC141752057 gene encoding uncharacterized protein LOC141752057 isoform X2, translating to MENPQRSTDDGQKRSFTTKFSQVFFNTGGHFRYKKFGQGGDGCNRLVLLCLGLLNVVLLIFAVVIGINCAKVTEGSLQASHSAATQLINDLNYLRSNYSDVIKAEEEAKNALERALKNHTQIKVQIEKQKTINDNYHRQFEALRTEQISLQSNISALEGSCGICLSGWIHLNSSCYFFSSTESSTTPKNWHDSRADCIGRGADLVVIDNQEEQVLD from the exons ATGGAGAATCCACAAAGAAGCACAGATGATGGGCAGAAAAGATCATTTACAACAAAGTTTTCTCAAGTTTTCTTCAACACTGGTGGACATTTTCGCTACAAAAAGTTTGGACAAG GTGGAGATGGATGTAACCGACTGGTTTTACTCTGCTTGGGTCTTCTCAATGTTGTTCTGCTGATATTTGCGGTTGTTATTGGGATTAACT GTGCCAAAGTCACTGAGGGTTCCCTCCAGGCTTCACACTCAGCTGCAACACAGCTCATCAATGATCTTAACTATCTCCGCAGCAACTACAGCGATGTGATCAAAGCCGAAGAGGAGGCCAAGAACGCGTTAGAGAGAGCGCTCAAAAACCATACACAAATAAAAGTGCAAATTGAGAAGCAGAAGACCATCAATGACAATTATCACAGACAGTTTGAGGCACTGCGAACAGAGCAGATAAGTCTGCAGTCCAACATATCGGCTTTGG AGGGAAGCTGTGGTATATGCCTCTCCGGATGGATTCATCTCAACTCATCCTGCTATTTCTTTTCTTCCACTGAGTCCTCTACTACGCCAAAGAACTGGCACGATAGCAGAGCAGACTGTATCGGACGTGGAGCCGACCTGGTTGTGATCGATAACCAGGAGGAGCAG GTACTGGATTGA
- the LOC141752057 gene encoding asialoglycoprotein receptor 1-like isoform X1 yields the protein MENPQRSTDDGQKRSFTTKFSQVFFNTGGHFRYKKFGQGGDGCNRLVLLCLGLLNVVLLIFAVVIGINCAKVTEGSLQASHSAATQLINDLNYLRSNYSDVIKAEEEAKNALERALKNHTQIKVQIEKQKTINDNYHRQFEALRTEQISLQSNISALEGSCGICLSGWIHLNSSCYFFSSTESSTTPKNWHDSRADCIGRGADLVVIDNQEEQKLVSLTIEPMEDGHAWKGYWIGLTDTEIEGQWVWINNVTEVEQKYWIDGEPNNHGYQGEDCGITVSSSDNPWKTRIDAGCYRHKKHWICEM from the exons ATGGAGAATCCACAAAGAAGCACAGATGATGGGCAGAAAAGATCATTTACAACAAAGTTTTCTCAAGTTTTCTTCAACACTGGTGGACATTTTCGCTACAAAAAGTTTGGACAAG GTGGAGATGGATGTAACCGACTGGTTTTACTCTGCTTGGGTCTTCTCAATGTTGTTCTGCTGATATTTGCGGTTGTTATTGGGATTAACT GTGCCAAAGTCACTGAGGGTTCCCTCCAGGCTTCACACTCAGCTGCAACACAGCTCATCAATGATCTTAACTATCTCCGCAGCAACTACAGCGATGTGATCAAAGCCGAAGAGGAGGCCAAGAACGCGTTAGAGAGAGCGCTCAAAAACCATACACAAATAAAAGTGCAAATTGAGAAGCAGAAGACCATCAATGACAATTATCACAGACAGTTTGAGGCACTGCGAACAGAGCAGATAAGTCTGCAGTCCAACATATCGGCTTTGG AGGGAAGCTGTGGTATATGCCTCTCCGGATGGATTCATCTCAACTCATCCTGCTATTTCTTTTCTTCCACTGAGTCCTCTACTACGCCAAAGAACTGGCACGATAGCAGAGCAGACTGTATCGGACGTGGAGCCGACCTGGTTGTGATCGATAACCAGGAGGAGCAG AAACTTGTGAGTCTCACCATTGAACCAATGGAAGACGGCCATGCGTGGAAGGGATACTGGATTGGTCTCACTGACACAGAGATAGAGGGGCAATGGGTCTGGATTAATAATGTCACCGAGGTGGAACAAAA GTACTGGATTGATGGAGAACCAAACAACCATGGATACCAGGGAGAAGACTGTGGTATTACAGTTTCTAGCTCTGATAATCCCTGGAAGACCCGTATTGACGCCGGTTGCTACCGGCACAAAAAGCATTGGATATGTGAAATGTAG
- the LOC141783266 gene encoding uncharacterized protein LOC141783266 isoform X2, giving the protein MENSQSEPGKEMSFEQNISQDFTTDGHLGSHQQTFGQERGGSVFPHYRLVILSLGLLNAVLLIAAVVIGIYCAKGLQVPHSAATPLIIEMNFLHNNHSDIIRAKLEAQAEIARQRSSHQQLKLQMKQTITLTDSLQRQIETLYTEKTNLQSNKTTLEESCGRCRQGWRLLNSSCYYFSHHDVPDSKKNWPDSRANCISQGGDLLVINNSEEQQLMIDNLPSLTYSVAWMQKGFWMGLTDVVTAGTWVWVNNVTEVKTE; this is encoded by the exons ATGGAGAACTCACAGTCAGAACCAGGAAAGGAAATGTCGTTTGAACAAAATATTTCTCAAGATTTCACCACAGATGGGCATTTGGGCTCTCACCAACAAACATTTGGACAAG AGAGAGGTGGATCTGTGTTTCCACACTACCGACTGGTTATACTTAGTCTGGGCCTGCTGAATGCTGTTCTACTGATAGCTGCTGTGGTCATTGGGATTTACT GTGCCAAAGGCCTTCAGGTTCCTCATTCAGCTGCGACGCCCCTCATCATTGAAATGAACTTTCTCCACAACAACCACAGTGATATCATCAGAGCTAAATTGGAGGCCCAGGCAGAAATAGCGAGACAGCGCAGCAGCCATCAGCAACTAAAGCTGCAAATGAAGCAGACGATAACCCTCACTGACAGCCTTCAGAGACAGATTGAGACCCTGTATACAGAGAAGACAAatttgcagtctaataaaaCTACCTTAG AGGAATCCTGTGGCAGATGCCGACAAGGATGGCGTCTTCTTAACTCATCCTGCTACTATTTTTCTCACCATGATGTGCCCGACTCCAAAAAGAACTGGCCGGATAGCAGAGCAAACTGTATTAGTCAAGGGGGCGACCTACTTGTGATCAATAACTCGGAGGAGCAG CAACTCATGATTGACAACCTTCCAAGTCTGACATACAGTGTTGCATGGATGCAGAAAGGATTCTGGATGGGCCTCACTGATGTAGTGACAGCGGGAACGTGGGTCTGGGTTAACAATGTGACTGAGGTGAAAACAGAGTAA
- the LOC141783266 gene encoding oxidized low-density lipoprotein receptor 1-like isoform X1 has protein sequence MENSQSEPGKEMSFEQNISQDFTTDGHLGSHQQTFGQERGGSVFPHYRLVILSLGLLNAVLLIAAVVIGIYCAKGLQVPHSAATPLIIEMNFLHNNHSDIIRAKLEAQAEIARQRSSHQQLKLQMKQTITLTDSLQRQIETLYTEKTNLQSNKTTLEESCGRCRQGWRLLNSSCYYFSHHDVPDSKKNWPDSRANCISQGGDLLVINNSEEQQLMIDNLPSLTYSVAWMQKGFWMGLTDVVTAGTWVWVNNVTEVKTEYWVNGQPTHVGPQSGNCAAFNRYVNTIGAWYNGNCRDHLLYWICEMKPS, from the exons ATGGAGAACTCACAGTCAGAACCAGGAAAGGAAATGTCGTTTGAACAAAATATTTCTCAAGATTTCACCACAGATGGGCATTTGGGCTCTCACCAACAAACATTTGGACAAG AGAGAGGTGGATCTGTGTTTCCACACTACCGACTGGTTATACTTAGTCTGGGCCTGCTGAATGCTGTTCTACTGATAGCTGCTGTGGTCATTGGGATTTACT GTGCCAAAGGCCTTCAGGTTCCTCATTCAGCTGCGACGCCCCTCATCATTGAAATGAACTTTCTCCACAACAACCACAGTGATATCATCAGAGCTAAATTGGAGGCCCAGGCAGAAATAGCGAGACAGCGCAGCAGCCATCAGCAACTAAAGCTGCAAATGAAGCAGACGATAACCCTCACTGACAGCCTTCAGAGACAGATTGAGACCCTGTATACAGAGAAGACAAatttgcagtctaataaaaCTACCTTAG AGGAATCCTGTGGCAGATGCCGACAAGGATGGCGTCTTCTTAACTCATCCTGCTACTATTTTTCTCACCATGATGTGCCCGACTCCAAAAAGAACTGGCCGGATAGCAGAGCAAACTGTATTAGTCAAGGGGGCGACCTACTTGTGATCAATAACTCGGAGGAGCAG CAACTCATGATTGACAACCTTCCAAGTCTGACATACAGTGTTGCATGGATGCAGAAAGGATTCTGGATGGGCCTCACTGATGTAGTGACAGCGGGAACGTGGGTCTGGGTTAACAATGTGACTGAGGTGAAAACAGA GTACTGGGTAAATGGACAGCCTACCCATGTTGGACCTCAGAGTGGGAACTGTGCTGCTTTTAATCGCTATGTTAATACCATTGGGGCATGGTATAATGGAAACTGCCGTGACCATCTATTATACTGGATATGTGAGATGAAGCCAAGCTAA
- the LOC141752056 gene encoding uncharacterized protein LOC141752056 yields MHSHRTDLRCTVRMETREISGCTFDGGISSLLYDGNLPDEEHPPHPHSNQVRQQVSMYNRTLWRHCTLATVSLTLLAAVLLIVDIGLGVHYTNLTCNDTEDIGKELAKLQVIYKTTVGAMEGAKKQLESELSRQTPTNWELKHQTKRSKDYEVQLAKAKKDIERMRYNFPLINAGCTHCTPGWILMNSVCYFFYFSNNGGKSWQSARQHCQTHGGDLVVLDSKDKENATLNFLMKNEQTETRNNYYRRGFWIGLSEFPKERTWKWVDGRALVEGYWGDGEPDRHPNNCGCVNPKANFFEAWYDTECENKMRWICEKAPISMS; encoded by the exons ATGCACTCTCATAGGACTGATCTCCGCTGTACAGTCAGAATGGAGACGAGAGAAATATCCGGCTGTACGTTTGATGGTGGAATTAGCTCACTGCTTTATGATGGGAACTTGCCCGACGAGGAGCATCCTCCTCACCCCCACTCTAACCAAGTCAGGCAACAAG TGTCCATGTACAATAGGACACTTTGGAGACATTGCACACTGGCTACAGTGAGCCTGACGCTACTCGCTGCTGTTCTACTAATCGTTGATATCGGCCTTGGGGTCCACT ATACCAACCTCACTTGTAATGATACAGAAGACATCGGCAAAGAGTTGGCCAAACTTCAGGTTATTTACAAGACCACAGTCGGAGCCATGGAGGGTGCCAAGAAGCAGCTGGAAAGTGAGCTGAGTCGTCAGACGCCAACCAACTGGGAGCTGAAACACCAGACAAAAAGAAGCAAAGACTATGAAGTGCAGCTTGCTAAAGCAAAAAAGGACATTGAACGAATGAGATACAACTTTCCACTGATTA ATGCTGGCTGCACACACTGCACACCAGGCTGGATTTTGATGAACTCAGTGTGTTACTTCTTCTACTTCTCTAACAATGGTGGAAAATCATGGCAAAGTGCCAGACAGCACTGCCAGACACATGGAGGTGACCTTGTAGTCTTAGACAGCAAAGACAAAGAG AACGCAACTTTAAACTTCTTGATGAAAAACGAACAAACTGAAACTCGAAACAACTACTATAGACGGGGATTCTGGATTGGACTTAGCGAGTTCCCCAAAGAAAGGACTTGGAAATGGGTGGATGGAAGAGCACTGGTTGAGGG GTATTGGGGTGATGGAGAACCAGATAGACACCCGAACAACTGTGGATGTGTGAATCCCAAAGCAAACTTCTTCGAGGCCTGGTATGATACTGAGTGTGAAAACAAAATGAGATGGATTTGTGAAAAAGCACCAATTTCTATGAGTTAA